ACGACCAGAATTTTGACTGAAAGCTTCTCTGCCAACCTGGATTTAAAGGGTTTTTTAACCTTTTAAAAGAAATATTTCTAAAAAAAATTACGAACCAGAATTCAAAAGCGATATTTTCGTTTCGGAAATAGTTTCTTTATCGAAAAAATATTCTTTCCTTGGGAAAATATATTCAAAAACTATAAAGTAATACTTTTTGGAATTGGAACTTTAACGAAAGTAAATCGCTAATTCTGAAAGTGTTGTTTTATATTTCCACGAGATTTCAGTGTTTTGCTGTAAAAGCGGTTGTTGCGTCGATTTAATTTTTCATTCGTGTTAAATCCAATTTTCTGCATCTGCCGTTTTGTGTTTCCACTGAATTCGAACTTTATGTTTTTGGAATAAATTCATTTTATCCGTTTCTTCTTTCGCAAAATTTTCCAGTGTTTCTAAAGAAGGGAAGCCGAAATGTTCCGAATTGAGCCAAGTCAAATCCGTCGGATATAATTTTTGAAAGTAGCAGACGAGAAATCCTCCGATCATTTTCAAACCGTTTTCAACAGAATTTAAGGAATCGAATCCAAGGGCGGCGTGAATTTTTTCAGGGCCGATTCCTATAATTTGGAGAGGACAATACCAGCCTATGTCTGGTTCTGGATGAATTTTAGGTTTTCCGATTTTAATAAGGACTTCACGTTTTTCTTTATCGATTGCAAATCGGATTTCTCTTTCCAATATGATTTCGCCGAGTTTATACGGATCTTTCAATTTAAAAGTTTCCTTAGAATATTCGATTTTGTTCGGAGAGAAATGAATTTTGATTTCATATCTTCGAACAAAGCCGTAATTTCTAAAAGAAGTTTGTGTATTTCCGGCCCATTTAAAAACAATCTTTTTTTCTTTTGAGCCGTAAATAGTGCGAGTCGTAGGAAAATTATAGTTTCGAATTAGGAAAGATTTTTTTCATTTCATTTTATTCTAAAATTACGTATATCGATTCAAACAAATTCGGATTTCTATTTTGTCCGCCATCGTAATGAACAGATATGATTTTGCCTTCAAGCGGCGTTCTTTCGTGAATTTCGAGAACACTCGGATCAGAATTTTTGAGAAGTCGAAAAATTCTGACTTGTAAAAATTCCTTTTTGGAAAGATCGTTTTTATCGGAAATTACGTAAAAACCGTCGAGTCCGCTGAGCGGATGTGTGACCGTATATTCCTCGATCAAAAATTCGGAAATGTTTATATTCAGTTTATCTAAATTAGAAATTTTACGTGGACGCCCGACGAGTTCCGCGCTTCTTAAGAAAATTCTTTTTCCTTTCCAGATTTCGGTGAGTTCTTCTTGTTTTTTGGCGATTCGGTTTAATTTCAAAGTTTCTTGAAGTAAACTATCGGAACTTTTTTTTCTAAACTCTCGAATGTTTCCAAGGATTCCGAGAATTGTATTACAATCTCCCATAAAGTCTATTTTTTCCTGTAAGATCATTTCTTGCGAATGATCCGGTTTTTTACAATTCGAGTAAAAAAGGATTAAGAAGAATGCGAATATGCAAGATGTGAATTTCATAGTAAGAAATAGGAACTCATTTAAAAAACGACACTTGTATAAAGTATCGTTTTGAATGAACTTATTGGTTTTTTATGTTTTGGAAAAAATTTGGGGTAATTATTGAACGGTGTATTCCTTCGCAAATTTTTCGGAAGCCGCGTTTAAAGACGTACCCGCCTTTTCGAAGTCTTGATTAATTCGGTTGAGAATCTGATTGATTTCATTCGAATCCGCTTTGTCCTTTAAACCGCGCAATTCGATCAAACGTTTGTAGTCTTTACTTGCTATGTTCAAATACGTTTCGAGCGTTTGGATGCTGGCATTTTTAAAGCCGGAGTCTCCTTTGAAATCGCCGATTCCTTTCAGTTTATCGAGAGAGGAAGCGAGTTTTGTTTCCCAAGCTTTTCTCACGTTTTCCGCGTTTGTAAGGTCTTCTTTTTCCATCTCTGCGTTTAACGCGTCTATGTCCGTTATAGAAGCGTTTACTACTTCCATAATCTTATTGTTGTAACCCACCGGATCTTGTTTGCAACCGGAAGCTAAAAAAAATACAAGCGATGCTGCGATAAGCGTAAATGATATTCTACTTTTCATGGATGTAATAGTTAAAATTGAATTAAAAATGTCAACAGTAAATCGGATTTTTAACGTAAATTTTTAACGTAAACGCCCACGCCACGGAGATCGTTTGTTAAGCGAAGGATAAACTTTTCTTTGATATGGAAAAAAATTTCGAATATGAATTCTATGAAAAACTCGCACCAAAACCCGATTCGAATACTACTTCAATACGGGCTACGACGAAAAGACAGTATTTCAATTCTATGCTTAGAGCCGAGGTGGGAATTGAATCTGTATAAAATCTTTGGCTCAATCGTGGACTGGAAATTCTTTTTCGATTTAGAAATTCGGAATATTAATAAATATATAGGATTTATTTACTACTCAGACGCATGAAAATGATACTCGAAAATAAGCGATCGGTTTTGCAAAAGTACAGCAATTCTTCAGAAATTAAATCAAATCGGAAAACCCCGACTTTTTAGAGGAAGATTCCAACATTCTAAACTTATAAATAAATTTATCATAATATTCTATTGATTCTTCGAGTGGTAAGTCGGATCGTTTGTTTTTTAAAAAACAAATAAAGGGAACCTCTATAAAGTGAATTTTTTATAGAGGTTCCCATAAAATCATTTCTTCTCTTTTGCTCGTATCACGAATCAAAAGAAAAGATTTTTTTAGTTACAAGCTTCTGGAGCTACGCTTCCACCCGCGAAATATATGAGTAGAGCGTTATTGGAATTTACGATATCCGTACCGCTACCGGAATAATGATCCCAAACAGTGGGCGGCATATGATCCCAAGCGTTGCTGAGAGCGTATAGAGTCACTGCCGTCGAGGAACTCAAATATAAATCTTGGTGATCGTTACAAGAGAAAACGTTACCTCCCACGCTTCCGGTTGATCCTTGTCCCAAATCCAACCTTATGTGTTCACTATTTATGCCTATGTTGTTTTTGGTAATTATATTGTTTTCGACTTTGTTGACCTTGCTCGAACTCAACGTGAAGTCATTAATTCCGGTGAGATTGGAATAGATGGAATTTCCCGAAATAACATTGCCCCCCTGAAGTGTGGCCTCGTAGTTGTTGCTATCGATAATAATTCCGTGTCCGCCCATAACTCCTTCGATCGTGTTTTTGTGTACTTTTGCCGAATTGATCGCATTCAATAAAACTATCACAGACAGTCTTTGAGAATTGTAGGGCCTTGGATTTGTAATTTTGAATCCGGAAATTTGACTACTATTTCTAAGCGTCAAGGTTACATTGTCGCGACCCGAAACACTATCGGCTGCATTGCCGGAAATCAAAGTGATTCCCGTTTTTGGAGTCGTTCCCGGTGGTCCTGCATAAAGGGAAGAAGCGCCTCCGATCAGACCCTTTCCGTTGATATCCCCATATATATTGACGCCCTCCGGAATCGTAATCGGAAATGTTTCTCCAATGGTTGCATCGTAAGTACCCGGGGCCACTGCGATTACTTTTATACTGCTGTTCTTTAAGGCCAAAATGGCTTTTGTGATTGTACGAAACGGAGCTGATTTTGTACCCGGATTCGTAGAATCGTTTCCGGATATGGAATCTACGTAAAATGTAGGTATTTGGATAATCAAATCGGAAGATTTTCGATCGTCATTTATGCTTATCTTTGATTGCTGGTTTACAATACCGAGAATCATTTGAGAAGTTTTTTCGTTCCCTCCATTTTCACCGATACATCCCGTTATTAGCGATAAGGCCGTAACCCAAATATAAATTTGTTTCATTAATATTCTCCTTTTGTTCAGAATACGATTGTAAATCGAACTTCTGTGGAGCTTATAACAATAAGAGATTGTTCTTTTGCTTCAAAAAATGGATTTCATATCTTTTGTGAAAAAATGTAAAATTGGTATGGCTTAACCTTCAAATTTGGGACCGTAAAAAATTAGAAATTCTCCGGAGGAAACCGGCGAGCGATTTAAAGTAACTGTATGCGCTAATAAAGCGACCAAGAAATTTGATTGTTATTTGAACGTGAGTTTGGGCTAAGAAAGTTTGGGCGAATAAGAAACTAAAGTGTTGGTCTCTAATATAATCAACCCCACAAATACTTGGATCCGAAGATAAATCTGTCGGAATTACGACAAATCCTCTGTGAAACTTACGCCCCACCCTGATTTTGGGTGGCGGGGTGACCCGTAGGGAGCAAATCATTGAGCCTGGAGGCGGGAAAACTTGGGAGATTTTTCTCTATCAGAAAATCATACTTTTTGCAAGTAAAAAGTCTCATTCATGTCGGAACACTTGAAAAATATCAGTTTTTGATTCTTATGATCCCAAAAGCCTTCTTAATTTGTGGGGCCTCTCTACGGCTCGAAACATAATAATCGCTTTCGCATTTGTTATATCACGTTAACTTAACAGCCCGATTGAAAAAACTCCTATGTCGAGTATGTTGAATCTGACAGATATTTTTTAGCTCATCATTTTCACCGACTCAATGATAACTTTTTTTAGAAGAATTTTGTCGATTACTCATCTCTACATAATAGAGTGTCCAAAATTCTGCGTCTAA
The nucleotide sequence above comes from Leptospira weilii. Encoded proteins:
- a CDS encoding DUF6968 family protein, which codes for MKDPYKLGEIILEREIRFAIDKEKREVLIKIGKPKIHPEPDIGWYCPLQIIGIGPEKIHAALGFDSLNSVENGLKMIGGFLVCYFQKLYPTDLTWLNSEHFGFPSLETLENFAKEETDKMNLFQKHKVRIQWKHKTADAENWI
- a CDS encoding LIC11966 family lipoprotein; this encodes MKSRISFTLIAASLVFFLASGCKQDPVGYNNKIMEVVNASITDIDALNAEMEKEDLTNAENVRKAWETKLASSLDKLKGIGDFKGDSGFKNASIQTLETYLNIASKDYKRLIELRGLKDKADSNEINQILNRINQDFEKAGTSLNAASEKFAKEYTVQ
- a CDS encoding LIC10774 family surface protein, with the translated sequence MKQIYIWVTALSLITGCIGENGGNEKTSQMILGIVNQQSKISINDDRKSSDLIIQIPTFYVDSISGNDSTNPGTKSAPFRTITKAILALKNSSIKVIAVAPGTYDATIGETFPITIPEGVNIYGDINGKGLIGGASSLYAGPPGTTPKTGITLISGNAADSVSGRDNVTLTLRNSSQISGFKITNPRPYNSQRLSVIVLLNAINSAKVHKNTIEGVMGGHGIIIDSNNYEATLQGGNVISGNSIYSNLTGINDFTLSSSKVNKVENNIITKNNIGINSEHIRLDLGQGSTGSVGGNVFSCNDHQDLYLSSSTAVTLYALSNAWDHMPPTVWDHYSGSGTDIVNSNNALLIYFAGGSVAPEACN